Genomic DNA from Channa argus isolate prfri chromosome 2, Channa argus male v1.0, whole genome shotgun sequence:
CTTGTGTGCCTTAGCTTTAGAATTAAACCTGTACAGTATTGGACAACAAAAATACAGTCGTGCAAAAGTTAGTGGCCTGattccttgttttttttgtgtgtgtgaaaacatagTATAAGTCATCTAAACGTAAAGGGCCTTAGCAAAATAGGCAAATACAATTTCAGGCAAAcaaaaacttttaactttttttactatgacattttttatttaacaaaaatgtggtCAATACTAAAGTAACCCGTTACTGCTTCCATAGGGTTTCACAAGGTTAAGTAGCACCCACTTGCGGCAAATCATCAGCCTATTATTAACTAATCAACAGCAAGTCTGCAGACATCTATAAAAGCAGTTTAAGCAATTTGCTGGTCTGAAGCATTCTGAGCATACATTCTTCACTgagcatgttaaatgttaaagtccatGACATAACAATTAGAAGGAGACGGAACTAATACGGTTTGTTCAGAACGGTTGTCAGGAGAAAGACTTTTCCGTCTAAAACAATATTATAGCAAAATTGAGGTTTtgcaaaactgcatctgaacaaaccacaagaGTTTTGGAACAATATCCTATAGACATGAGTCCAAAGTTGCGTTGTTTGGCCTTGATGTCCAGCTTCATGTTTAAAGAAAGCCAAACAcagcatttcagcagaaacacccCATACTGAGTTTCAAACACAGCGGTGGAGGTGTGATGATTTGTGGTTTTTATCTGGAGCCACAGGACCAGGGCACCTTGTATTCATTGAGTCGACCGTGAACTCTAGGGGCAAATGTGAAGCCATCTGTCCAACAGCTAAAACTTGGTCGGTATAGGCTCATGCAACAGAACAACGATCCGAAGCACACAAGTAAATTTACAtccaaatcaaaacaaatgaattaagGGTTAGGAATAGCTTAGTCAGCAAAAAAAGTCCAGACCGTTACCCAAATGAAATGCTGTGGTGGGAAATGCCCGAAAACCTCAATGAACTGAAGCAATGTTGTAAAAGAGAATCGGCCAGAATTGCATAGAAAATGATTATTTCAAGGTATTTGGGGTATTgctcatgtttttttcattttaatttcatttttgttacattttattttattcttatgGCACACGGAATCTGCTTCAGGAATGACAAAAcatctgtttatgtttttttaaatgtactgttattaattttttttgctggtACGCACCTTTTTATATGTTCCAAGAttgttcattttacattcactcagattctgctttattgtttgtgtattatttataaaatgtaccaaagaaatgtaataaatctTGTTCTCTTAAGGTActattttatttaggtttttttattttgtccttatccggtgagttcagggtcaccacagcggattatGGTCTCCgtgttttggcacagtttttacaccggatgcccctTCAtcatgcaaccctccccaatttggaattggctgttgggggttcagtgtcttgcccatagACACTTTGAACTAGGAACATAGAACTACTGACCCGTttacgactgccttaccaactgagctacagccacccccctttttttaaggtactgtatgtgtgctaAATGGTAGTACAGGAAGTAACAGAAAGTAAAGAGATTCAGAGTTAAAAGaccttttacaaataaaatgtacgACTTCCGACAGTAATACCTTGTAAAGCCTTTATTGAAAGTAAAAGCTTTTGTATTCtccaaaaaaaagaatcaatatTTGTAAAGCGATGGGGTGATACAGAAaagctttcctttcattttcgaAGCTCACGTATTTTTCCCATGAATCTTGTCACTTGCTCTGAATCAACTGTTTTGGCCCAGTGCCCGCCCCTCTTAAAATGTGAGCCGATGATCAGTCCATTCGCATCGAGGTAGCGTTCAACGTTGTCATAGGTGACTCCAGAACCAACCAGCACTGGGATTTTCACAGACTGGGAAAcatctgcagaggaaaaaataaaacagcacgCCAGCTTTAAAAATAGTTTGATAAATCCATGAGATATAAACAAACTAATAACTAAAGTTCCATGGAATTTTAAGAatgaaagttttaaataaataagtacaCTTATTTTCTCCTTAACTCTCACAAATCCATGTCCTCTGTACATGGAtgcatttgaaattaaaaaaaaaaaaacttatacaAGAGTGAGTCACCCATGCTAAACTGCATCTTATGGTTCTATCAATGCAGCATGCTCGTGTTCATGAATGCTAATTTTAATGTTATCGATAGAGTGTGTTGTAAAAGTGAGATGGGACTTCCCCACAGTGATCTTTGGACACAGTAGACACTAACCTCACTGGCATGTGAGCTGCAGTGCATCTCACTGCATAACAACAGTATCAGCACTGCCTGCATGTTTGTCTTAATAAGAGAGGaagtgcacgtgtgtgtgagggaaatggaacatgtgtaaatgtgtgtttgttctgctcTGCAACAGCCCAGTTAATGAAACCGAGGCTGAATTACCTACACCAGAGTTTTTTACTGTTGATTTGGAGGCAGCTTAAAATAGCAGCCCTGGTGTTGCCATGAGAACGACGTTGTAAACTGACCCTTCCTCACTCCCTCGTTGGCCAAagtgatgtacagtatgaaGTATTCTAATTACAGTGGATCACTATGTACAAAAGTGAAACGCTGTACCAGGTAAATATAGCTATGTACAGTTCTAAAGGTTTAGGTGCTTGTGATCTTTAAACATCTGGTCCTCACACTGTTCAAATCAACACCATGATGGTGCGACAAGGAGCTAGTCCAATACCACCACCATTATAGTGTAGCACTTTAATTGATTTTAGTGATTTCACTTTTACCTTATCgcactgtgttgtgttgcaCTTAAaccacaatgacaaaataaaaaacttttttttttagaataatatTAGGTAAAAGAGAGGtcagatattttaatttttttttttttaattggcaaAATTGGGCAACCAAGTTAATTTATACGGTTCTCAAACTGATTttcttgattttatttaattgttaaattgAATCAAGCAAATCTAAAATTCTAATCATTCCAAAAAAATCATGCCATATTGCCACATACGGTGTGATTACAACAGCATCATATTGCTTCTGGttgtatgaaatattttttggaGGTACCTCTGAGCTCCTGTGGGTCAGCCTGAACACCAGTGGATGCTCCTGTGATGATTACGCCATCTGAGAGGAAGAACTCAGCGGCGCGTGCCGTCTCTTCAACACTCACATCTAATGTAAGTGCATGGGAGCTTCGAAAACACATGGATGCACACAGTggataaaatataatacaatgaACCTTAACCAAACTCTTAGGAGTCTGGAAATCTCTCAAATTGAAGTCCATTTTTAAGAATTAAAAGGCTATTTGAATCTTTCGTTTGAGTCaaaagttaaaacattaaattaaaacaacaatttttcattttagctttttaaattttctgaAACTCTACCCGACCTGTTACTACCCAAGATGGCCATTGGCAAACTTTGTTCGTCCTGCCATTATTTTAGTATAATCAGGAGAAAGAAGCaacttttacatttgcattaagAGATGTAAAGCATCAAATTTTCCATGTCAGTGGGTCATGTGGCTCTGCTTTCGACTCAAACTGTGCTGATGGTGAACTCACCTGTGCTTCTTTTTGATATCAGTGAAGATCTGCACATGCTCAGCTCCAATCTGCTTACGATATCTCAGCAAGTCTCCAGCGCATGCATTCAGGAGGCCCTCATCAGCCAcatgagaaaagacaaaacccTCAGCCCTGATGAAATCCAGACCTATGAGCATAGAGGTCATCATAATGTCATGACATTATGTTGGACTGGGATTAAACATGGCTGGACACCAACCATTCACCTACCAGTCCCTAAAATTACCACATGGTTAGAGTTTACTCCTCTTGCCATCAAATACATGTAAGTTTTGGCCAAGTCTGACACGCACATGTAgcacatttttgtctgtttgagtTCCAGTTCTCACTGAAGATCTTTTTTTAACTGATAAATATTGGCTTTGATAGCAACAACAAACTAGGTGGTTCTGACTTCATATGCAGCACAACAGTGAAGGATTGGATCGAAAAACGGAACCTGAAGCCAGAGCTACAGCCAACGCCTGCTTGTTAGCGGACGACAGTATCTGCACTCCAAGTGGCAGGACTGGACAGACCCCTCTCACAGCAGTACATACTGCAGTCATACAGGCAGAGACCTCAGCCCCCACAGAAAACGAGTAAGGGATGTCATGCATGTTCTCAATAATGAGACCGTCCTAAAAGAGGGGTTTACAAGCAAAGGTTAAAGAATTGCCTTTAAAAGACCTTCCTTTAAAATGCGTAATCAATTCACGCCAAGTGTAATGACTTACAATCCCGGCATCATGGTAGATTGATGCTTCCGTGCATGCTTCTTCAATGATTTGGGACATTTTCATACAACCAAGGGGGGCGCCTGAGATATGACAATAAACAGGGTTATATATAATTAAAGGAATGAGACAATTTACTTCCCACATTTGCAATGCTGCaatgtaactaagtacatttattcaagTGCTGTATTGAAGTACAGATTTGaagtgtctttgttttattgagtATGtgcatttaataatacttttactttcccacagttcaaagacaaaacatgtatgtgTTCTTCTACCATGATAATCTgattattacaataaattatttcacacaaaacatgCTTGTCTACTACAATATGTTAATGTGGAATAAACTACTTAGTAGTACTGTAGTTTAAATTAGCTGCAAGATCAACTGCACTTTCTGCgtttagtacttttacttcattaGCTTTACCTTCATTTTGTGCACTTTTGCCTTAGTAACGTTTTCACTGCGGGACATGTTTTAACAGAGAATTGTTGCTCCAATGTTCAAACGTCATGTTTGAACATCATGTTTGAACATTGGAGAACAGAGGTCAGCCAGTCTCACTTTACCTGGTAAAGCTTTAACATGAATCATTCCAATGACCACAGATTTCAGGCGTCCAAAAAGACCCACAAATTTCATGATCCCGTTTTTGTCGAGTACTGGGCAACTGAGAACAGATCTTTTGTTTCTACACCTAAAGTGTGGAGATCACGTGACTATCCAAAGGTCAATTATGtcttataaaacaaattttaaactaataaaCCAATTAAAATCTAGCTAAGTcacagtcaaacaaaacaatgtttatttcaaattacCTCACCACCTACAGTACACTGTAAACAGGTTTTGAAAAGGACTGCGTTGTTGCAATGGGGGATAAGAACCAGCATGGCAACCCATCTTGGAAACGGGCGCCCCAGCAGAAGCATCCGCAAGTTAGCGTAGTTTATATTTTGGTAAATAATGGACGATGACAGCGAATAACAGCCACGTGTAGAGATGACAGAACGAAGAGGCTCAGTTAGCTCACATTAAATTGGTCGTTTTCACTTGTATTTGGCTTTAATCTGGAGAAGTCAAGCTTTGTTTACATCTGACAGACTAGCCACGCGGTGTCTCTGCACTTCCGCTACGGAAGCGCCGCCCCTGCAGCTGTCACCGCCACAGTCACGCCTTCAGTTTGCCGGctaaattttaaacataattttatttttatttagcacAATATTGCTCGATTGTATTAAATGCACGAGCCCTGCTTACGCCACATGTTTTAAACTGTGGTCATTGGATCGGGAATTGAACTATAAAGAGGCGGCGAAGTTGGAGATTTAGCGCCAAGTTAAATCTACTCCTCCCTGACGTTGATGCTTGAAGTCATCTGTTCCCTACAAGGCGCCACCTCAGAGGAACTAGCTCAGCTTGAACACACAGCTCCTCTGAGTCCGAACAACACACCGTCAAATTATACAAAATTCGTATTCAATCTTATTTTTAAGGACGTGGATAAGAGTGAACTTCAAGGACGTAATCTTGAGGTGAGTGAGCCAAACTTTATCGCTCCGTAGTGTTTGAGTTCAAGCTACTTTCAGGTTATAGCCACATTGACTTAAGTGCTAACTAAAGTGCAACAAGTTGGAACAGGGACAATATATTCAAAGTTTCCTTGAGTGTTGGAAATGTCGCCTTTGTCATCTGGGATTCTGTGGTGCTGATGTTAATGTTAGTTATGGTGAAATGAGGAGACAGGCGTCTGAGATTTAGCGGGGTCTTTCGGCCATTATGTGACAAGGCAGCTGTCCAAAGTTAGCGAGGGAAAATGACCAAGTCCccttcagaaaaacaaaagtagacGCGTCAAGCTGATAATATGACGTCCGCTGTTAGCCATCGACTAATTTCAATAATATATTTGCAGTTTGTGGCGCTTTAATTTTGACTTTACATTGTGTGCCGTTTTCATTTCCCCGCGCCAGGCTCATTTAGGCTTTGTCAGAAGGAGGGAGTTGAGTGAGTGGGGGTTGGGAGTAAACTCATGTGTTTTTACCCCCCAGAATCAAAGTTTAACACTTATCATTCACAGGTTTACTCAGAAAGTGAAACCAGCCCCTCGGTGTATAATGCGAGGAAAACGGTAAGTTAAATGTTGATTGAAATCTTTGCGATATCAAGCGCTTGAcgcgcttgtgtgtgtttgcgtgcgtgtgtctgacgacagaaagaaaagtggaTTGAGCTTTAGCCATCCGGCTAACCCCAGTTAGCTTGTTGCTATGAAACTTTATTTTGACCACAGTAGTAGATTTGTCTAAGCCTGGTAAAACGACTTGCTATGGACTCATGAAGACTGTCTACATGTATATGTGCCGTTACAGGGAAGAGACACAAGCCAAGTCTGTTGCTCCCGAGGCGCCTAAAGAAAATGCAGTTCGAGCGAGAAAGAGGAAGGCAGATGTTGCCATTGTAAGTAGTGTGAAAGGCTTACACACTGACGTGAGCCCTTCACTGTCCTAAACTCAATTTGCAGCCTCTACTGCCCTGCACACGCAGGCCTAATTGAATAGCACAAAACCTAAATTTGCTGTCACGTATAGACCTATTCATCAATGCAGTTAAGTGCATGGTGCTTCACATAAGTATCCCTGATGGAGGGAGCTGGTATTGAGTTACATATGACTGTAGGTGaatttattaatgcatttttgttgGTGGTGCTTTCAAATTAAAACGCTGTCAGGACAGTATTTAATTTCCCCTCTGATGTGGATCTCATAGAACCAGCACTGTTGTTTGAACTCAGTTTTTATTCTGTAATCATCAGCATTTACAGGATCTGGATGATGAGGAGGTTGCAGAGATGACAAAGAAGAAGCAGCGTGAATGTGAGGTAAGCTTAGTTACTTTTCAACACCTTCCACACTCAGCCCATGCCGCAGTTCTAATCATGTATCCATGGCCCCACATGTCAAGTCTCACCACTTGTTCTGTACTGTGTCCAGTAAAACATGGATGTTCTATCAGCTCAGTTGCTCATTGGTCAATACTTAATTCTGACTTAACTGTTTCGTTAAGTGGTCAGTGCACCCTTTTAATTAGTGTACTTTTTAGTCTCTCAATCCACTTTCCACTTAGTTACACTTACATTTCTTTGTGGTGTGAACTCTCTCCTGTAAAGCTGGGCTGGAGTAGTGATGGTGGTTACACAAGTCCACACAGATGCATCCCCACACCTGATCAAGAAGAGGACCAGCCAGTTTCCCTGATAAATGCTGGCTTTCCCCACTACAGCTTTAACAACATATTTGTAACCCCTGTGCACTGTGCTCCACTCCCTGTACTGTGGTAAGTACCGTGGTTGATTTTCTCCATGTTCGGCAGCCACCTGTGCTCTCTTTTATCGATCTACATACAGCTGAGTGGAAAAAGTAAACCTATCACCCATTTGTACTCTATGTATGATGTGGTAGACATTTTATATGCTCAAAAGTAAAATGAGGAAGTACCTTGTGGAGCACAGTGGTTTATTTCTACAGTGCAttaatgttttgtctcttttttttttttttttttttttccttataatTGATCAGTGTCAACTGGATTTCTTTCGTTAGAAGCAacctgaattgtttttttttttcttctaaccAAGAAGTCTAGTTGACATGTTTCAATCTTCTGACCACACCTGGAAGACTCCCTCCCaattttcacctttttgttttcttgttcttcAGCTGGGCCAGTAAGGATGTTGTGTGGAGCAACATGTTGGAGAAGGATAAAACCTACACCAGGGATGTCCGCATGATGGAGAAGCATCCTCATCTCCTTCCCAAGATGAGGGCAATTCTTCTGGACTGGCTCATGGAGGTCTGTGTCTTAATGACTAGTTTACCACCCCTTTTTCATCAGTTTATAAAATCACTTTCTAGCTGTATTTGTagatgagaaaaatacatttataaccATCTACTTTATAATGAAATTAGCTTTTGTGGCTTCTTTTAACAGCTGCTGTAGACAGAATATAAAACACCTTAAttattcaaattcatttttgtgACTGCTAAACATTTAGGGTCCACTGTGTCAGTGGACATTCTTATACTACTtttgatgtgtatttttattcttaacATGGAATGatgtaaataaagatttgtCCTGTAGGTTATTATCATTCAACATGTTTCACAaatagttaaaattattttttaatgagctGCTCTTACTGGAGTTCTTCAGTGTTCAGAAATGGATCAACCAAATTCAGTGTGATATATCCAAAATCTGTAAATAGTTTTCTTCATATCAAATTATAACTTGCTGTATTGGTGATAAAGGCTACATGGAAGCAGTTTAGCCCTAATGAAACAGATGGGAtatctgagttttttttttctttttctcaataCAGCACCATGTAAATTTAATCAAGGGagtatttacagattcacattAAAATGATGCAAGAGGCAGTTTGAGTTGAATTGTTCCATGTATTGGTGCAATACATACAGAAAGACTTAATTgttcttacatttttatcagctctttcctaaaaaaaaatgctgaagtAAAGAGGAGAATACTGCTTTGGTTTTACTAAGTATTCCACCAGGGAAGTGTGCCATTAACTTGTTGCACAGTGTAAAGGAGGAATCTCACAATCATAAAGTGTACGTTTGACTGGGAGGAGCCCTGAATAAACGAACCTGAAATGTTACAGCCTCCCAACCTTAGAaccagaaaagaaataaatgaaatgttatgtGCTAAACACTAGGGCTGCTAgatttttgcagaaatcatCACAGTTGTTTTCCACTGGGATCACGAATATTTGACAAAATCgtgcaacaaaaaacaaacagaagcagAAGGGAGACTGTGTGAGGTCTatcatgttgttgttggtttttctgACACACCTGTCACACTTGTTTTTAACACCATAGCAGAGCGTTTATACTGTGTTTTGCTGTAGGGTAAATAAAGATGTATTTGTGTATCCACTCATCTTTGAGCACTTTGTGTTAAGCACCTCATTCTGACACTTGCTGTGCTACGAGTTATGGTTCGAGTTGGATCCCAACACCTAAGTCGATTCTGAGGGAaagtaaatctgtttttatgcGTACATTTTCCTTCAGCATAATCCGAATTTACCTTTAAAGTAACAGATTAGCTCCTGAGGCTCAGGAGTAGTCCGAGGTAATGTTTACTGTACGGGTGTCGAATACCCTGCTCTCTCACCCGACTAACCCACATATTTCTGGCAAGATGGCCATGGTACACCACCTAAACAATCTTTGTAGTCTGAATACAAGCCTCTTTGGGTCCGAACCCAGACAGTGTCCCACCCTTGGCCACTGACTTAAATTCACCATCGTAATCCTTGTTAGTTGGCTCTATCGTTCTTTGGTGATAGAATTGCCTGAATGCGTGACGGTCACCCTGCTAACAGGTTTAGCTAGCAGGTGAACAATCTTGTTGCGCGCAATCGCTGGTTGGCACCATTACTAAACATGCTGCAGCCTGGCAGAGTATTATTCTGCAACAGAACGGggcacaatttattttatttttttattttttttctcccctcccagttagtttgtttttatgagaaTTAAAAGCCAtaattgtaaatgaaatgaaaattggATCAATTGCACAGCCCTACTAAACACTGAATATCAACAATCCAAACATTAAGACAGATTCAAATACCCCAAATTAATAACAAAGCTTTGCCATGAGACCTGATCTATTTTCCATCATTGTCGTTATCTTAACactgtttaatgttatttaaatgacTTTTGCAAATCAAGTATTACAATCACAGGACGCCGCATCAGCTCATTGATTTTGTGTGTATGACTTTCAGGTGAGTGAAGTGTACAAGCTGCACAGGGAGACGTACCACCTTGCTCAGGATTACTTTGATCGCTTTATGGCcacacagagaaatgttttcaaatcGACGCTGCAGCTCATAGGGATCACCTGTCTCTTCATTGCTGCCAAAGTAGAGGTAAAAAGAGTCAAACTGTTGAGGATGCGAAATGCAATGATCCCCCTCAGTGCCTCTTAGTTTTGTAGTTTCTACAAATGGATTTTACTGTTAgtttacagtactgtatgtgggtTGTCATGAGTGGTTGTACTTATACCCCATGTACTTGTTCCTCCAGGAGATGTATCCTCCCAAGGTCCACCAGTTTGCCTATGTTACAGATGAAGCCTGCACTGAGGATGAGATTCTCAGTATGGAAATCATTATTATGAAGGTAAAAGGAGTCGCTTGTCATTCTCTAAGTGGAGAAGTAACTTCTCATCTTAGTGTGGAAACAATCCATCCTACAAGCTAATTTGGATACATTGGTGTAAATTGTGGCAATGTTCCAAATCTCCGTGTGGAAATCACCttgcagctttttgtttaaAGAAGCCCGTTTCTTGTTAAAATGTCAACGTTAGCTCAAATCATGTATCGGTAACATTAATTCCATGACTTGGATTAATGTGAGGTGGAAAAACATCATAAGAAACCTCAGCTGCTCATTTCCCTCTTTGGACTCTTACCAGTTTTCATCTCTAATATTGCTTGTtgtctgctctttctctcttctctatCACAGGAGCTGAAGTGGAGCCTCAGCCCTCAGACTCCCATCTCCTGGCTCAATGTTTATATGCAGGTGGCTTACCTGAAAGAGACAGATGAGCTCCTCATCCCTAGATACCCACAGGCTACTTTTACACAAATTGCAgaggtacattttttttattgtaattgctGTATCCATTAagtatttttacaaaataaagagaaatataaTGATTCAATCTCCAGATACCTCagactgctttttgttttaacaatttatttaagGCTTTTTCCCGTTAATTGATAAATTAGTCTGTGGAGCTGTTGGTAAACTACAGAGGGGTTTTTGTAATCTGGTCGGTCATTGTCGCTCactaatatgtttttaatagtttttaagcAACAGTGGAACTGTGGCACAGATGAACTAAGTCAGGTTTTGGATTCACAAACCTTAGGGATGGTGGATGGCTTTTAGTCATATTCAaggatttgttgacaataacaaaaatacagaaaagcacCAGGTGTGAGTGGAGACTCAAACGCACTAATTGTCAAGTCCAGTTGGTACCAATAACTGCCATACTGCTCATTACTCAAGCAAAAGTATGTgcctaaaaaaaacatagtaaCACGTACCACTTCAAATA
This window encodes:
- the ccne1 gene encoding G1/S-specific cyclin-E1 isoform X1: MLEVICSLQGATSEELAQLEHTAPLSPNNTPSNYTKFVFNLIFKDVDKSELQGRNLEVYSESETSPSVYNARKTHLQDLDDEEVAEMTKKKQRECELGWSSDGGYTSPHRCIPTPDQEEDQPVSLINAGFPHYSFNNIFVTPVHCAPLPVLCWASKDVVWSNMLEKDKTYTRDVRMMEKHPHLLPKMRAILLDWLMEVSEVYKLHRETYHLAQDYFDRFMATQRNVFKSTLQLIGITCLFIAAKVEEMYPPKVHQFAYVTDEACTEDEILSMEIIIMKELKWSLSPQTPISWLNVYMQVAYLKETDELLIPRYPQATFTQIAELLDLCMLDVRCLEFSNGVLAASALFHFSSLELVENVSALKRVEVEECVRWMVPFAMALREFGGSPMKTFTGISGDDMHNIQSHAPYITWLEKAYSYKDVELDNHSSCPVPSGFLTPPLSSEKTEELLRVDAAMMKISGCELQPHSDTFHSSEVNTETDKTTANLNSI
- the ccne1 gene encoding G1/S-specific cyclin-E1 isoform X2, with protein sequence MRGKREETQAKSVAPEAPKENAVRARKRKADVAIHLQDLDDEEVAEMTKKKQRECELGWSSDGGYTSPHRCIPTPDQEEDQPVSLINAGFPHYSFNNIFVTPVHCAPLPVLCWASKDVVWSNMLEKDKTYTRDVRMMEKHPHLLPKMRAILLDWLMEVSEVYKLHRETYHLAQDYFDRFMATQRNVFKSTLQLIGITCLFIAAKVEEMYPPKVHQFAYVTDEACTEDEILSMEIIIMKELKWSLSPQTPISWLNVYMQVAYLKETDELLIPRYPQATFTQIAELLDLCMLDVRCLEFSNGVLAASALFHFSSLELVENVSALKRVEVEECVRWMVPFAMALREFGGSPMKTFTGISGDDMHNIQSHAPYITWLEKAYSYKDVELDNHSSCPVPSGFLTPPLSSEKTEELLRVDAAMMKISGCELQPHSDTFHSSEVNTETDKTTANLNSI
- the zgc:162297 gene encoding uncharacterized protein F13E9.13, mitochondrial encodes the protein MKFVGLFGRLKSVVIGMIHVKALPGAPLGCMKMSQIIEEACTEASIYHDAGIDGLIIENMHDIPYSFSVGAEVSACMTAVCTAVRGVCPVLPLGVQILSSANKQALAVALASGLDFIRAEGFVFSHVADEGLLNACAGDLLRYRKQIGAEHVQIFTDIKKKHSSHALTLDVSVEETARAAEFFLSDGVIITGASTGVQADPQELRDVSQSVKIPVLVGSGVTYDNVERYLDANGLIIGSHFKRGGHWAKTVDSEQVTRFMGKIRELRK